The DNA sequence CCAATTTTGTAGTTTTGAGACTCGAGTATGTTAATTGTTTTTAGCAGTGTAGTGGTTTTACCAATGCTTGGAAGTCCGCTTAATCCTATTTTTACAAACATTTCTATTCCTCTAATATATCTGATATGTACATTAATGGATAATCTATCTCTGCAATATAGTTCAATTTGCATATCACTTTTATACTCTGATATTTTATGGTTAATTCTACATCCATCATGTTTCCGGTAAGCGTCAAATATTTATATGGCCCAGTACTTTTTTTTAATCGGGATCTGTCTATCTTCACCGATACTGAATCTACAAATGGCTGAACCTTAATGCTCTCTTCTATTGCCTTTTCCAGTACTTCAACGTTATCTTTGTTGATTGGTACTCCTACAAACTGGTGATAAACCGTTCCAAGTTTGATCCCCGCCTCGAATATTGCACGATCACGCATAGTGCAGTTGAAATATTGTTCTGCTTTATCTTTCATCCTATACCGTAATTACTTATGCGAATATTATCTTTTCTAAATTTTTGACTTTAAAAAAGAAAAATTATATAATCTGATTATCATTTTAAGGTGATGGATATTGTATCGTATAAGGAGATCAAAAAACATAGGCGAAAGATCTATTTTTCAGTGCTCAACATGGTACTAATTATGCGTAAGGTTTATAAGTTGAGCAAGTCTGATAAAGAGAGTGATAGATTAAAAATTAAAACTCTTGCTAGAAAAAACTTAAATCTTATTATAAAACTAGGGCCTACATTCATAAAATTAGGGCAGGTACTTTCTGCAAGAGCAGACATGTTTCCAGAAGAATACATAGAGATAATGTCGGAGTTACAGGATCTTGTCCCTCCCGCACCATTTGAAGAGATTGAAAAAGAACTGAAAGAATCGTTGGGTGTAGATTTTAACAAAATTTTTGAAAACTTTGAAAAAGCGCCAATACAGTCTGCGAGCCTGGGACAGGTTCACAGAGCTGTATTAAACGGAAAGAATGTTGCTGTAAAAATACTGAGACCGGGAATAAGAAAAAGAGTGATCTTGGATCTGGAAGCTATGAAAACTATAGTGCCATGGTACCGGTTTTTAGTGGGCAGAGATTTTGCATTTTCAATGAGTATAGTACTTGACCATATTCAAAATACTATATTTGAAGAGATGAACTATAAGTTAGAGGCTCAAAATTTAAAAGATATAAAAGAGTATGTTTCATACGATCCAAAAGTAAGGGTTCCTGAAGTTTACGACGAGTATGTAACTGAAAAAGTGCTTACAATGGAATATCTGCCAGGTATCAAGATTACCAATGTTGAGGCAATTAAAAAGGCAGGCATAGACAATAAAGATCTTGCTAAACGAATCGTGTTCGTGTTTACTGAGTTGGTTCTTGTAAAGCCCAAGTTTCATGCAGATCCACACCCAGGAAATATATCTGTCTTGAATGATGGAACCCTAATATTATATGATTTTGGAATGATTGGAACACTTCCAAAAGCTGTTCGTGGCAAATTGTTTTATTTGTACTATGCTCTGGTTAATAAAGATGCTGAAAAGATCATTACGGCAATGATAGAGCTTGATGCTCTGGACCCTTATGTAAACAAAGAGATCATCAAAAAAGGTATTAATCTGGCATTTAAAGGATTAGAGGGAAAGACTATTAATGAATATGAGATTAGAGATCTACTTAAAGCAGCTAACAAAGTCTTTTTCAATTTTCCATTTCGGTTGCCTAATGATTTGGTCATGTTTATAAGAATGTACTCGTTGATGGAAAGCGTTGTAATAACGTTAGATCCTGAGTTCAATATGATCGAGACTCTTGGAGAGCTTTTAAGTAAGTCAGGTTTGAGAACCGAGCTTGTTAACTACATGGTTGATCGAGAAGTTAACAGAGTTATAAATTCCATATCCAACCTCCTGGATGTACCGGGCAATATTAACACGTATATTGATTATCGATTATCTGCAGAGCATGCCAAAAAAGCATATACATTAGAGTATGCCATTGCTGGCAGTGGTGTGTTGATTGCCTCTTCTCTTTTGTTTGTTATATCTATTGGATATTTTGTAATAGGTGCCGCGATAAGTGTTTTTTTGTTTGTATTATCGTTTCGCTCAAAAAATTGAGAAATGTTTTTATAGGCGGGTATATTAATAATCTTGCGAGGTGATTAGTTTATGGATGATATGATAAAATTAGTTGCTGATGACATTAAAGAGGAAGTAAAAAAAAGAGTGAATGAGAGACTGGGCGAGAGATATAAAGGATTTTACAGATTTATATTACCACCAATAGACATCATTGAAAAAAAGGATTCTTTGATAATTATTGCAGATTTACCAGGATTCAACAAAGAAAATATTGAGCTTAGCATAGTTGGAGAATATTTAAAAATTACAGCACAGCGAAAAGAGGAATCAGAAGGAACTGTTCATCTGAGAGAAAGGCCCGATCATATTTACAGATACGTAAAGATCCCGATCCCTGTTGAAAAAGAGAAGATCAGCGCCAAGCATGAAAACGGTTTACTGACAATAACATTGCCTGTAAAATCAGAAATGAAAATAAATGTAGAATAAACTTTTATATTTTTTTAAATTTTAGATGCTATTTTGCTAGAAAAATTGTGTAAGAGCGTAGTTAATAGATTCAAAGCTTAATGGATGTGGATTGCAAGTCCATGCCAGATCTTTCACAGTAAGGTTTTTCTCTATTGAAACCGTGAATTCTGTAATAAGCTCTGAGGCATTATGAGCATATATTTCAGCGCCTATAATTTTTAAGTTATCTGGATCATATATTATTTTAATCCATCCTGCCGTTTCATCTAAAATTTGAGATTGTGTATCTTTTATTAGATTCTTCTTTAATGCTACATATTTTATATTCTTATCTTTGCACTCTTTTTCAGATAATCCTACCTTTGCTATTTCTGGATATGTAAATACAGTGAATGGAATAGAGTCATAGTTTATTTTATAAACTGGTGTTTTGTTCATTATATTTTTTGCCACGATCAGGCTCTCTTTTACAGCAGCATGAAACAGCATTGCTTTTCCAGTCACATCACCCGCTGCATAAATGCCTGGAACGCTCGTTTGAAGGTGCTCATCCACCCATATTGCACGGTTCTCGATCTTAATGTCAGTGTTTTCCAGTCCAAAATTATTAAGCCTTGGTCTTCTTCCAACAGCCATCAAAACCCGCTCTGTTTCTAACTGTTCGATCTTGCCATCTTTTAGATATGACAGAATATATCCAGTTTCGGTTTTATCAATAGACTTTAGCATGGAATTAAATAAAAAATCTACGCCGAGAGTACCCAGCTTTTTTATTATTTCTGTGACTAGATCATCATCCATACCTGCAAGTACTGCTTTTGGTAGCATTTCTATTATTTTTGTTTTGACACCAAGGGGGGCCAACATGTTTGCAACCTCAAGACCTATATAACCAGCGCCAATGATTACAATCGATTCTGGTAATATTTTCATGCTGTCTTGATACATAAATAGGTCATTGCTTGTAAGTACTTTATCTGCATTGTTGATCGGTGGAATAACAGTTTCTGCACCTGTAGCAATAACAATATTTTGGCCTGTGGCTACAAAATCGGTTTTGCCTTTCACATGTATTTCATTATTATTAATAAACTCGCCATGCGCTTTGAAAAAGGTTAGGTTTGGAAAATGTTCTTCAATCTCTTTCATATGTTGTTCATACCTAAGTTTTTGGACTTCGTCTTTCTTAGCAGTTGCCATATTCCATACTTTAGTCTTATCTACAATGAATCCAAACCTCTTACTTCCTATTGCCTCATTTATCATGTACCTGACCGTTTTGCTGGGAATGCAGCCAGCATATAAACAATCACCGCCAAGATTTCCCTTTTTGTCGATCATTAATACTTTTTTACCTCTCTCTGCTAGATAAAAAGCGGCAGGGTAAGAGGCACCTCCAGCACCAATAAATATTACATCATATTCTTTTTTTTCCATATATCCTTCTATACCTATCTTTCTATATTAATTTTATCCAACAGAGCATAAGTGCTTTTGAAAATGCTATTTTAGTATGTGTGTTGCAAGCCTCTCTGCAAACTCTTTCACATTTTTCTGCTCTTCATCGGTAGGTACCATCTTCGCCCTTACAAAAGGCTCTGGAACATTGAATTTCAACGCGCGCAAACGATCTTCAATCATCTTGGCACCCTCGCCACTCCATGCATAGGTACCAAACGCAGCGCCGATCTTGCCTCTAACATCTATCGTAGTAAGGCTAGACAAAAGATCCCATACAAACTTCAGGGCGTCAGCCTGTATTGTAGCAGAGCCCACAATTAATGCATCGGTATTCTCGATAATAGCTACAAGCGCGGAAATGTCCACCCCTGTAAGATCCATTAATGTAGTATGGATATTGGATTTATGCAATGTATGCGCAATAGTCTCTGCCATTTTTTCAGTGCCTCCATAGGATGATGCGTAAACTACCAGCGCTGACTTATAATCTTTCTTCGGAACAGTAGACCATTCTCTGTACAGGTCTAGATATTTTTTTGGATTAGACCTCAATATCAAGCCATGTGATGGTGCAATAATTTCTATGTCAAGTTTCTCGATTTTGTTCAGCGCATTAATAGAATATTGTTTGAAAGGCCTGATTATCGAATCAAAATAGTATTTATATACATATGAAAAATCTAGCGCCTCATCATCGAACATCGTATCATCGCAGTAATGGCACGATAAATAATCACACGGGAACAATATTTTTGATTCGCGAAGATAGGTGGTCATGGTGTCTGGCCAGTGCAAGAATGGTGTGCTTATAAATTCCAGTGTCTTGTCTCCCAAAGATAGTTTGTCTCCGTCACCAACCAATACCGCATTTATGTCTCTGTGCAGTATCTCTGGCAAAAACGGTTTTGCGTTTTTACTTGCATAAACTCTAGCATTTGGTGCAAGCTCTAAAAGTTTCGGTAGCGCGCCTGAATGATCAGATTCTGTATGGTTCACAACCACATAATCTATCTTGCTAGGGTCAACGATCTCTTTTATATTAGAGATAAACTCCTGCTCAAATCCTTTTTTTACAGTATCTATCACTGCTATCTTTTCAGTGCCTATAATTAAATATGAGTTGTACGAAGTTCCTCTGGGTGTTTTCATTATCACATCAAATATTCTCATTTTCCGGTCTTTCACTCCTATCGAATATATTCCTTTTTTTATTTCCAACATTTTATGACACCTCTATTATTTTTTTTATTTCCTGTAAATCCAGATAATATTCATTTTCTCCCTGCGGAGTTTCTAAAATGAAAGGTATAGATTCTAACCTTTCATCAGTTAGTATTTTTACGAATCCTTTAGATCCAATCATTCCTTTTCCTATGTGTGCATGTCTGTCTATCTTGCTTCCTAGCCCTTTTTCAGAGTCGTTTAAATGTATAACCTTAAGTTTATTTAAACCTATTGTAGCTTCAAATTCTTCAATCACTTTTTCATAATTATTGGAAATGTCATATCCGGCAGCGTAGATATGGCAGGTATCTATACACACTCCCACCCTCTCTTTATCATTTACCTTTAATATTATGTTTTTTAGCTGATCAAATGTATATCCTATATTAGTTCCTTGCCCGGCAGTCGTTTCTAATAAAAGCACCGTCTTCCCACTCATGCTCAAAGTTTCATTTATAGATTTTGCAATTCTATCTATTGCGTATTCTTCTCCAAACCCATTGTGAGAACCCGGATGAAAGATAAGATATGGAATAGTTAACTGATCGCATCTATTTGCCTCTTCTAAAAAAGAGGCTTTGGATTTAAGCCATAAAGATTCTTCATTTGCTGCAAGATTAATTAAATAAGATGCATGAGCAACAGTTAGAATCTCATATTTTCTCATGCTATTTTTGAATGATTCTATCACCTCTTTTTCCAATTTTTTAGATACCCATTGCCTCTGATTTTTTGTAAATATCTGTATTGCATCTAGCCCAAGTATTTTACCTCTTTCAGGTGCATTTTCTATGCCTCCTGAAATTGATATGTGCGCTCCCACAATCCTCTTTTTCGAGTTTTTAAAGATCATAGAGCTGCATCTAAAAATAGTTCAGACCATTTAAATAGAAAAAGTTTTCTAGTTTTTGTGTAAAAAAACATTATAAATATGATTTTGTGGCTGTATCATTTTCCTGCCTAATTTTTAAAATATTATATTTATTTTATAGATTTAATGCGTAAAAATTCGGTTACAAAAAGTTAAAATATAGATATTTTATAGAGTAAATCATGGTAGATTCTACTGATTCTGATTCTAAAGAAATATTTAGAAAACCTAAATCAAGTGACTATTCTCTATACACACTAAAATGGAGCCCTGGTGGCAAGATTAACACTACACAATATGTGTTATATGCAATACAGATCGCAGTTGTAATATTGTTGTCATGGCTTGGTGTGATTGCAACGCCCGTAGTAGGCCCGGGTATCGGCTTTTTGTACTGGGCGTACCCATTTTTTGTCGTTTTTACACTTTGGTGGGGCCTATGGGGCGTAATAGCTGCCGGTATAGGCTGTTTTGTAGGCGCAGGACTGCTGACCGGTATGCCTTTGGTCCCCTCCCTAGCATTTAGTGTTGGAGATTTTGTGCCTGCACTATTAATACTTATACTTTATCGTGGAGTACTGGCAAAGAGAGGCATTGATCCACTTGGCAGAGATATATTGAAAAGTAAAAAAGCAGCGTTCTGGTTCGTGATATGGGTAATGGGCATTACTAACGTTATTGGTGGTATGTGGGGAGTTTGGAACCTCACACTTCTCGGATTCGTCCCGAAGAACGCATACTGGTTAGGTGCAGGATTATGGATATTGGGCGATGCAATTGTATTGCTCATAGCACCGTTCTTAACAGTGTCATTAACACCAATTGTGCGTAGATACGGATTATTAGCGAAAGGATTGATCTCATAAACATAATATACTTACATTCATTTACAGGGAACATTCATGATCAGTGATAGAGAGAACTGGAGTGGAGAGAAAAAATTTGTAAAAACTATTTTATTTTATGCAAAAACAGATTCTGTTTTTGTAAGGCTCAACCCTATCGCAAAGTTTCTTATTTTTGTTATTGTATCGGTAGCTGTAATAAGGGCAATCACCGAATCTTACCCAGACCTGGTATTCTCAATAATTGTGTTTTTAATCGTAATTGTGTTTTTTATAGACTCTAAAACTATCAAATATCTAGTTAAAAGTTATCTAGTATTGCTGGTTATTGCACTTTTTGTACTGTTTATATGGTGGCTGTTTTTCAATCAGGTTGGATCATCTGTGCTGTATCAGACTTCTCTATCCACAATAAAGTTAAAGATAACTACGGAATCTGTATATGTCGGACTTTCAAAGGTATTTGGTTATGCGGCTATGGCTTTCTTGACATTGTTGATTATCATGACCACAAGAGACATCGATGTCGTTGCCGGCTTGACCAAGGCAAAGTTTCCATTCAAGATCGTTTTTTTCATCTCGCTGATATTCAGGAGCTTAAACATAATGACAGAAGATCTCGAATCTATTAGGCATGCACAATATGCAAGAAGTGGCAAGATTAAAGGGTTTAGATTATTAAAAAAGATTAAAGAATTTATAGCCTTATCCATTCCATTAACTGCGTCTATGATCAAAAGATCTGTAGAAATGGGCTCAGCACTTGAAGCACGCGGGTTTTCAAACGCGAAAAAGTTGTCAGAGCCTCTGGATCAGAGAACGTTCAAATATTATGACTATCTTGGCATATCCTTAGCGGTTATCGGCCTCGTGGTCGTATACGTTTTCAATCTCTCGATAATGGTAGGTAGATATATATGAGTGAGAAAGCTGTAGAATTGATAAACTTTTACTGGAGATATCCAACATTTACTGAAGAGATGGGAGATTACACTTTAAAAAATATCAATTTAGAAATATATAAAGGTGAATTTTTTGGGATAACCGGACCTACTGGATCTGGAAAAACTACACTATGCTATTCTATTGCAGGGCTGATTCCACACCAGGTAAAAGTGCCACTGGATAAGATAAATGAGCATATGAGCGGTAAAATTCTGGTGTTTGGAGAGCCTGTATCTGAAATTGTAACAACCGAGAACACTGTAAAGATCGTTGGAAAGCATACTATGGCTCCTACTATCGGCATAGTCATGCAAGACCCTGAAAACCAGTTTTTGACAATGAGCGTGTTAAGTGAGCTGTCTTTAGGATTGCAGATTATGGGGCTTGACAAAAAAGAAATTGAGACAAGGATCAAGGATGCGCTTGAGAGAGTCGGGCTGGAAGATCTGTATAATGTTGCTTCAAAGATCCATCCTAGCGAGCTGTCTGGAGGTCAGAAACAGAGGTTGATCATTGCCAGTTTTCTAGCAATGCATCCAAAGATATTGATCTTGGACGAGCCCACTTCAGACCTAGATCCGGCGGGAAAGATGGAAGTGATCCAGGCCATAGCAAAGCTGAAAGAAAGAGGGGATATAACTGTAATTTTGGTAGAGCATGATCCTGAGATCATGAAAAAATTTGTAGATCGAATGGCAGTAATATATAATGGAGAGATCGTAGCAATTAATACTCCCGACAAGATTTACTCAGACCCAAAAACTAAAAACTATATTGAGATTCCTGACATTTTGAACATGAAAGAGGAGGAGATAATAAATAGCGTGGATGTAAACATTGCCAGAACTTTCAGGGTTAGCAGGGTCATTAAAGAGTCTGGCACACTGGCTATAGATGTGAAAAACTTGCAGTTTACGTACACTGATGGCACAAAGGCTATTAATGGGCTGGATCTGAAAGTTAACAAGGGAGAGTTTATAGCATTGATCGGGCAGAACGGGTCTGGAAAAACCACACTGTCAAAAATTTTATCAGGCTATGAGACTGGATGGAGCGGTTATGTAAGGGTACTGGACATGGACATCAAAAAGAAGAGTGTGAGATCCGAACTTCCCAGATATTTAGGATATGTGTTCCAGAATCCAGACCATCAGATTTTTAATAGATCTGTGCATAATGAAATAGAGTATGGTCTGAAAAATTTAGGCATTCCGAAGGATGAATCAGAAAATATAATCAAGTACACATTACAAAAGGTGGGGCTCTATACAAAACTTGATGAAGACCCTCTCTTTTTAAGTCGTGGCGAAAAACGCAGGCTTGCAGTAGCAAGTGTCATGGCAATGAAGCCTGAGATACTGATCGTAGACGAGCCT is a window from the Thermoplasmata archaeon genome containing:
- a CDS encoding AarF/ABC1/UbiB kinase family protein, which translates into the protein MDIVSYKEIKKHRRKIYFSVLNMVLIMRKVYKLSKSDKESDRLKIKTLARKNLNLIIKLGPTFIKLGQVLSARADMFPEEYIEIMSELQDLVPPAPFEEIEKELKESLGVDFNKIFENFEKAPIQSASLGQVHRAVLNGKNVAVKILRPGIRKRVILDLEAMKTIVPWYRFLVGRDFAFSMSIVLDHIQNTIFEEMNYKLEAQNLKDIKEYVSYDPKVRVPEVYDEYVTEKVLTMEYLPGIKITNVEAIKKAGIDNKDLAKRIVFVFTELVLVKPKFHADPHPGNISVLNDGTLILYDFGMIGTLPKAVRGKLFYLYYALVNKDAEKIITAMIELDALDPYVNKEIIKKGINLAFKGLEGKTINEYEIRDLLKAANKVFFNFPFRLPNDLVMFIRMYSLMESVVITLDPEFNMIETLGELLSKSGLRTELVNYMVDREVNRVINSISNLLDVPGNINTYIDYRLSAEHAKKAYTLEYAIAGSGVLIASSLLFVISIGYFVIGAAISVFLFVLSFRSKN
- a CDS encoding deoxyribonuclease IV, whose protein sequence is MIFKNSKKRIVGAHISISGGIENAPERGKILGLDAIQIFTKNQRQWVSKKLEKEVIESFKNSMRKYEILTVAHASYLINLAANEESLWLKSKASFLEEANRCDQLTIPYLIFHPGSHNGFGEEYAIDRIAKSINETLSMSGKTVLLLETTAGQGTNIGYTFDQLKNIILKVNDKERVGVCIDTCHIYAAGYDISNNYEKVIEEFEATIGLNKLKVIHLNDSEKGLGSKIDRHAHIGKGMIGSKGFVKILTDERLESIPFILETPQGENEYYLDLQEIKKIIEVS
- a CDS encoding energy-coupling factor transporter ATPase, which encodes MSEKAVELINFYWRYPTFTEEMGDYTLKNINLEIYKGEFFGITGPTGSGKTTLCYSIAGLIPHQVKVPLDKINEHMSGKILVFGEPVSEIVTTENTVKIVGKHTMAPTIGIVMQDPENQFLTMSVLSELSLGLQIMGLDKKEIETRIKDALERVGLEDLYNVASKIHPSELSGGQKQRLIIASFLAMHPKILILDEPTSDLDPAGKMEVIQAIAKLKERGDITVILVEHDPEIMKKFVDRMAVIYNGEIVAINTPDKIYSDPKTKNYIEIPDILNMKEEEIINSVDVNIARTFRVSRVIKESGTLAIDVKNLQFTYTDGTKAINGLDLKVNKGEFIALIGQNGSGKTTLSKILSGYETGWSGYVRVLDMDIKKKSVRSELPRYLGYVFQNPDHQIFNRSVHNEIEYGLKNLGIPKDESENIIKYTLQKVGLYTKLDEDPLFLSRGEKRRLAVASVMAMKPEILIVDEPTTGQDYRMSREIMEILDEMNKDGRTIIVITHDMRLVAEYCRRVMVMKRGKIIFDGLPEELFVNEELLKDSSLIAPQSVRISKKLKDAGVIQDLLINARDWFEFFKFEKEKKRYVALKFDMLKHYAKQLAKEILEKYGTPESIIYIERGGMVIGRLLSDYLQVKEVIGIRASYYLEDGTPSTAVNIGSFEYLPITQNGYILLVDDIADTGKTLEQVLKKIREKVNKKIVVATIAFKPQSIVKPDVYAYTVDNETWIIFDYEENETKLRFLKRNNENGLQFMRESFP
- the hsp14 gene encoding archaeal heat shock protein Hsp14 produces the protein MDDMIKLVADDIKEEVKKRVNERLGERYKGFYRFILPPIDIIEKKDSLIIIADLPGFNKENIELSIVGEYLKITAQRKEESEGTVHLRERPDHIYRYVKIPIPVEKEKISAKHENGLLTITLPVKSEMKINVE
- a CDS encoding dihydrolipoyl dehydrogenase, producing the protein MEKKEYDVIFIGAGGASYPAAFYLAERGKKVLMIDKKGNLGGDCLYAGCIPSKTVRYMINEAIGSKRFGFIVDKTKVWNMATAKKDEVQKLRYEQHMKEIEEHFPNLTFFKAHGEFINNNEIHVKGKTDFVATGQNIVIATGAETVIPPINNADKVLTSNDLFMYQDSMKILPESIVIIGAGYIGLEVANMLAPLGVKTKIIEMLPKAVLAGMDDDLVTEIIKKLGTLGVDFLFNSMLKSIDKTETGYILSYLKDGKIEQLETERVLMAVGRRPRLNNFGLENTDIKIENRAIWVDEHLQTSVPGIYAAGDVTGKAMLFHAAVKESLIVAKNIMNKTPVYKINYDSIPFTVFTYPEIAKVGLSEKECKDKNIKYVALKKNLIKDTQSQILDETAGWIKIIYDPDNLKIIGAEIYAHNASELITEFTVSIEKNLTVKDLAWTCNPHPLSFESINYALTQFF
- a CDS encoding dihydroneopterin aldolase family protein; amino-acid sequence: MKDKAEQYFNCTMRDRAIFEAGIKLGTVYHQFVGVPINKDNVEVLEKAIEESIKVQPFVDSVSVKIDRSRLKKSTGPYKYLTLTGNMMDVELTIKYQSIKVICKLNYIAEIDYPLMYISDILEE
- a CDS encoding FprA family A-type flavoprotein yields the protein MLEIKKGIYSIGVKDRKMRIFDVIMKTPRGTSYNSYLIIGTEKIAVIDTVKKGFEQEFISNIKEIVDPSKIDYVVVNHTESDHSGALPKLLELAPNARVYASKNAKPFLPEILHRDINAVLVGDGDKLSLGDKTLEFISTPFLHWPDTMTTYLRESKILFPCDYLSCHYCDDTMFDDEALDFSYVYKYYFDSIIRPFKQYSINALNKIEKLDIEIIAPSHGLILRSNPKKYLDLYREWSTVPKKDYKSALVVYASSYGGTEKMAETIAHTLHKSNIHTTLMDLTGVDISALVAIIENTDALIVGSATIQADALKFVWDLLSSLTTIDVRGKIGAAFGTYAWSGEGAKMIEDRLRALKFNVPEPFVRAKMVPTDEEQKNVKEFAERLATHILK
- a CDS encoding energy-coupling factor transporter transmembrane component T; this encodes MISDRENWSGEKKFVKTILFYAKTDSVFVRLNPIAKFLIFVIVSVAVIRAITESYPDLVFSIIVFLIVIVFFIDSKTIKYLVKSYLVLLVIALFVLFIWWLFFNQVGSSVLYQTSLSTIKLKITTESVYVGLSKVFGYAAMAFLTLLIIMTTRDIDVVAGLTKAKFPFKIVFFISLIFRSLNIMTEDLESIRHAQYARSGKIKGFRLLKKIKEFIALSIPLTASMIKRSVEMGSALEARGFSNAKKLSEPLDQRTFKYYDYLGISLAVIGLVVVYVFNLSIMVGRYI